The Desulfatiglans sp. region AAATGTGCGTGATTAGGCATGAAGGCCCAGGCATAGCATTGTGTTTTTGTTTTGGGCAGGAGATCAGAAAGTCTTTCCATGAGGTTTTCACGGTCTTCATCGTCTTTGAAGATCCTGCGCTTTTCTATCCCCCTGATCATCACATGGTGTAATAAACCTGGTGTATCTAGTCTGGCTATTCTTGGCATGCCCACACTTTTACTCAAAATCT contains the following coding sequences:
- a CDS encoding transposase; the encoded protein is MPRIARLDTPGLLHHVMIRGIEKRRIFKDDEDRENLMERLSDLLPKTKTQCYAWAFMPNHAH